In one Streptomyces sp. NBC_01241 genomic region, the following are encoded:
- a CDS encoding type II toxin-antitoxin system VapC family toxin, with amino-acid sequence MPAEYQQGLLDTNIMILRRWVDPQELPAEVAISAITLAELSAGPHEVRRNEEQDDYDEYAERARRLDVLQRAENEFDPIPFDAEAARVYGRVCAAVIGAGRKPRRRVADLMIASIAIAEELPLFTTNPDDFKGLDDLLAVVPVTRPQVLHDR; translated from the coding sequence ATGCCCGCTGAGTACCAACAGGGACTGCTCGACACCAACATCATGATTCTTCGCAGATGGGTGGATCCCCAGGAGCTCCCTGCCGAGGTGGCGATCAGCGCCATCACACTGGCCGAGCTTTCCGCCGGCCCCCACGAAGTACGGCGGAACGAAGAGCAGGACGACTACGACGAGTACGCCGAGCGGGCCCGTCGGCTGGACGTCCTTCAGCGTGCCGAGAACGAGTTCGACCCGATCCCCTTCGACGCGGAGGCGGCCCGCGTCTACGGCAGGGTCTGCGCTGCCGTGATCGGCGCCGGCCGCAAGCCGCGGCGCCGGGTGGCCGACTTGATGATCGCGTCCATCGCCATCGCCGAGGAGCTCCCCCTCTTCACTACGAACCCCGATGATTTCAAGGGACTGGACGACCTGCTCGCTGTTGTCCCCGTTACACGGCCGCAGGTGCTCCACGATCGGTAG
- a CDS encoding class I SAM-dependent methyltransferase has product MPVVEGLALYRAAAEAAALGLPVLEVGTYCGRSTILLADAARAAGVTALTVDHHRGSEEQQPGWEYHDPTVVDPEVGRMDTLPTFRRTLHAAGLEDHVVALVGRSVRVAAVWGGKLGLVFIDGGHTDEHANGDYEGWAPHVAEGGLLVIHDVFPDPAHGGQAPYRVYLRALASGAFTEVSVTDSLRVLRRTGTGI; this is encoded by the coding sequence ATGCCGGTGGTCGAGGGGCTCGCGCTGTACCGGGCCGCCGCCGAGGCCGCCGCGCTGGGGCTGCCGGTCCTTGAGGTCGGGACGTACTGCGGGCGCTCCACCATCCTGCTCGCCGACGCCGCGCGGGCGGCCGGTGTGACGGCTCTCACCGTCGACCACCATCGCGGCAGCGAGGAACAGCAGCCCGGCTGGGAGTACCACGACCCGACCGTGGTGGACCCGGAGGTCGGCCGGATGGACACGTTGCCGACGTTCCGCAGGACCCTGCACGCGGCGGGTCTCGAAGACCATGTCGTGGCGCTGGTCGGACGGTCTGTGCGGGTCGCGGCCGTGTGGGGTGGGAAGCTCGGCCTGGTCTTCATCGACGGCGGTCACACCGACGAGCATGCGAACGGTGATTACGAGGGCTGGGCGCCGCACGTCGCGGAGGGCGGGCTGCTGGTGATCCACGATGTGTTCCCGGACCCCGCGCACGGGGGCCAGGCACCGTACCGGGTCTATCTGCGGGCGCTGGCCTCCGGTGCGTTCACCGAGGTCTCGGTGACGGATTCGCTGCGGGTGCTGCGGCGTACCGGAACGGGGATCTGA
- a CDS encoding UTP--glucose-1-phosphate uridylyltransferase has protein sequence MPPRIRRAVIPAAGLGSRLLPLTKATPKEMLPVGDKPVIEHTVRELVASGITDITIVVSGGKSLIQDHFRPNPALVEQLRADGKTAYADAVEEVAELARQGHITYLDQHGPYGNGTPVLNAARNFGDEPMLVLWPDDVFVADVPRAQQLIRAYEVTNCPVLALMPMGPADSQRYGVPVVKEDLGDGLLRITGLVEKPEPADAPSAYAAIGGYVITPGIIDELREQTNRWYEHREGEVYLTDAINAYAADRAVYGQVISGRWYDTGNPADYLVAQMAFALAHPEYGPVLRRLARELGDGDHPVSGRDTVTS, from the coding sequence ATGCCCCCGAGGATCCGCAGGGCTGTGATCCCCGCCGCCGGACTCGGCTCCCGCCTCCTGCCCCTGACCAAGGCCACCCCGAAGGAAATGCTGCCGGTCGGCGACAAGCCGGTGATCGAGCACACCGTGCGCGAACTGGTGGCGTCCGGCATCACGGACATCACCATCGTCGTCTCCGGTGGCAAGTCCCTGATTCAGGACCACTTCCGGCCCAACCCCGCCCTGGTCGAACAGCTGCGCGCCGACGGCAAGACCGCCTATGCGGATGCTGTGGAGGAGGTCGCCGAACTCGCCCGCCAAGGGCACATCACCTACCTCGACCAGCACGGTCCGTACGGCAACGGCACCCCGGTGCTGAACGCGGCCCGCAATTTCGGTGACGAACCCATGCTGGTGCTCTGGCCGGACGACGTGTTCGTGGCCGACGTGCCCCGCGCCCAGCAGCTGATCCGCGCGTATGAGGTGACCAACTGTCCGGTACTGGCCCTGATGCCGATGGGCCCCGCCGACTCCCAGCGCTATGGCGTGCCCGTGGTCAAGGAGGACCTGGGCGACGGCCTGCTGCGTATCACCGGCCTGGTCGAAAAGCCCGAGCCGGCCGACGCCCCCTCGGCGTATGCCGCCATCGGCGGCTACGTCATCACCCCCGGCATCATCGACGAACTGCGCGAGCAGACCAACCGCTGGTACGAGCACCGTGAGGGCGAGGTCTACCTGACCGACGCCATCAACGCCTACGCCGCGGACCGCGCGGTGTACGGGCAGGTCATCTCCGGTCGTTGGTACGACACCGGCAACCCGGCGGACTACCTCGTCGCCCAGATGGCCTTCGCCCTCGCGCACCCCGAGTACGGGCCCGTCCTGCGCCGGCTCGCCCGCGAACTCGGCGATGGCGACCACCCCGTATCCGGCAGGGACACCGTCACGAGCTGA
- a CDS encoding N-acetylmuramoyl-L-alanine amidase, with protein sequence MPYDESVPPTQRRRPLLAAALAAVCLTAVGCGAGDDGGGAQARPRQGGSGTSAAPPPASPPQSAPAPGKTSASPGPSAKPSKSTGGRAGGPLSGKTVVIDPGHNPNNYLHTREINRQVDIGTGRKECDTTGTSTNSGYAEAQFTLDVSHRVRTLLRAQGANVVLTQDDDRPYGPCVDERARIGNEAGADAVVSVHADGSAVGNRGFHVILPGLVRGGEADTSKIVEPSRDLGTRIAGLFVRDTGSAPSNYVGGNSGLDIRKDLGGLNLSTVPKVFIECGNMRDPKDAALLTSEGWRQKAAQGIADGISSYLNG encoded by the coding sequence GTGCCGTACGACGAGAGCGTTCCCCCCACCCAGCGCCGCCGGCCCCTGCTCGCCGCCGCGCTCGCAGCCGTCTGTCTGACCGCCGTCGGCTGCGGCGCGGGCGATGACGGCGGCGGGGCGCAGGCCCGGCCCCGGCAGGGCGGCAGTGGCACCTCCGCCGCGCCGCCGCCGGCATCGCCGCCGCAGAGCGCTCCGGCGCCCGGGAAGACGTCCGCCTCCCCCGGCCCGTCCGCGAAGCCCTCGAAGTCCACGGGCGGCCGGGCCGGCGGGCCGCTGTCCGGGAAGACCGTCGTCATCGACCCCGGACACAACCCGAACAATTATCTGCACACCCGCGAGATCAACCGCCAGGTGGACATCGGCACCGGGCGCAAGGAATGCGACACCACCGGGACGTCGACCAACTCCGGTTACGCGGAGGCCCAATTCACCCTCGACGTGTCGCACCGGGTGCGCACGCTCCTGCGGGCGCAGGGCGCGAACGTCGTGCTGACGCAGGACGACGACCGCCCGTACGGGCCCTGTGTCGACGAGCGCGCCCGGATCGGCAACGAGGCCGGGGCCGACGCGGTGGTCTCGGTGCACGCGGACGGTTCCGCGGTCGGCAACCGCGGCTTCCATGTGATCCTTCCCGGGCTCGTACGGGGCGGTGAGGCGGACACGTCGAAGATCGTCGAACCGTCGCGTGATCTCGGCACCCGGATCGCCGGTCTCTTCGTCCGCGATACCGGAAGCGCGCCTTCCAATTACGTCGGTGGCAATAGCGGGTTGGACATCCGCAAGGATCTCGGCGGACTGAATTTGTCGACCGTGCCCAAAGTGTTCATCGAATGCGGCAATATGCGTGATCCGAAGGATGCGGCCCTGCTCACCAGTGAGGGCTGGCGACAGAAGGCGGCGCAGGGCATTGCCGATGGCATCAGCAGCTACCTGAACGGGTAG
- the pepE gene encoding dipeptidase PepE, which produces MNLLLLSNSTQYGRGYLEHALDTVTAFLPSGARLAFVPYALADYTAYTARVRDALEPSGITVRGVHENADPVAELAASDAVFIGGGNSFRLLSALYRTGLRDAVTEAVRGGLPYMGASAGTNMAAPTLRTTNDMPIVQPPSFETLGLVPFQINPHYLDPDPESTHKGETREERLTEFLEENDVPVLGLREGSWLRVNGRQARVQGARPARLFTRGAGPQELPAGSDVSHLLTTTPRFDAPVR; this is translated from the coding sequence GTGAATCTGCTGCTGCTCTCCAATTCCACCCAGTACGGCCGCGGTTATCTGGAGCACGCCCTCGACACCGTCACCGCGTTCCTGCCCTCCGGTGCCCGGCTGGCCTTCGTGCCGTACGCGCTCGCCGACTACACCGCGTACACCGCACGCGTCCGCGATGCCCTCGAGCCGTCCGGCATCACTGTCCGCGGGGTCCACGAGAACGCCGACCCGGTCGCCGAACTCGCCGCGTCCGATGCCGTGTTCATCGGTGGCGGAAACTCCTTCCGGCTGCTGAGCGCCCTGTACCGGACCGGCCTGCGGGACGCCGTGACCGAAGCGGTACGGGGCGGGCTCCCGTACATGGGAGCCAGCGCCGGTACGAACATGGCGGCGCCCACCCTCCGTACCACCAACGACATGCCCATCGTGCAGCCGCCGTCCTTCGAGACGCTCGGCCTCGTCCCGTTCCAGATCAACCCGCACTACCTGGACCCGGACCCGGAGAGCACCCACAAGGGCGAGACCCGCGAGGAGCGGCTCACCGAGTTCCTGGAGGAGAACGACGTGCCGGTCCTCGGCCTGCGCGAAGGGTCATGGCTGCGGGTCAACGGCCGCCAGGCCCGGGTGCAGGGCGCCCGCCCCGCCCGGCTGTTCACCCGCGGCGCCGGGCCGCAGGAGCTGCCGGCCGGGTCGGACGTCTCTCATCTGCTCACGACGACACCGCGGTTCGACGCTCCGGTGCGCTGA
- a CDS encoding type II toxin-antitoxin system Phd/YefM family antitoxin, whose product MTAQQEITQRDLRNRSKEIMDAVQGGQAFTLTRDGHRIGELIPLRRRRRFVPRGEFTAMSRTASDISLDAFRADQDATAEQRPDDRS is encoded by the coding sequence ATGACAGCGCAGCAGGAGATCACGCAACGCGACCTGCGCAACAGGTCCAAAGAAATCATGGACGCCGTCCAGGGCGGGCAGGCATTCACCCTCACGCGGGACGGACACCGCATCGGCGAGTTGATCCCGCTGCGCCGACGCAGGCGGTTCGTCCCGCGCGGCGAGTTCACCGCCATGTCCCGCACCGCTTCCGATATCTCGCTGGACGCCTTCCGAGCGGATCAGGACGCCACCGCCGAGCAGAGGCCGGACGACCGTTCCTAA